One region of Daphnia pulicaria isolate SC F1-1A chromosome 7, SC_F0-13Bv2, whole genome shotgun sequence genomic DNA includes:
- the LOC124348700 gene encoding probable phospholipid-transporting ATPase IA, whose product MIELWFAYYSAWSGQILLERWAIGLYNILFTGGAPLALGLFDWRCTAIVSYNYPKLYKPSQAAQYFNGKVFWYWMSNAMIHSALLFWLPLMAFDEGIILTNGMDGSYVILGNIIYTYVVVTVCLKAALDTYSWTWFSTLAYGGSVLAWILFLAIYRVAWFAGPANH is encoded by the exons ATGATCGAGCTCTGGTTCGCGTACTACTCTGCCTGGTCCGGCCAGATCCTCTTAGAGCGATGGGCCATTGGTCTTTACAACATACTGTTCACTGGTGGGGCACCTTTAGCCCTGGGACTGTTTGACTGGCGTTGCACTGCCATTGTTTCCTACAATTACCCGAAACTCTACAAACCCTCACAGGCAGCCCAGTATTTCAATGGCAAGGTTTTCTGGTACTGGATGTCTAATG CTATGATCCATTCCGCGTTGTTGTTTTGGCTACCGCTGATGGCCTTTGATGAAGGCATTATCTTAACCAATGGTATGGATGGAAGCTACGTCATTCTGGGCAACATCATCTACACTTATGTTGTGGTCACGGTCTGCCTCAAGGCCGCACTGGATACTTACTCGTGGACGTGGTTTTCCACATTGGCTTACGGAGGATCGGTTTTGGCGTGGATTCTCTTTTTAGCGATTTACAG AGTAGCTTGGTTTGCTGGCCCGGCTAACCACTGA